In one window of Solanum pennellii chromosome 2, SPENNV200 DNA:
- the LOC107011803 gene encoding uncharacterized protein LOC107011803 has product MSFPWKKLKKTSISQLVKDHIHSQKPLMVETGFPSSLVDLFVKNRRKFMKTSKKKRAPPVVAELPLSSLSTPPSPVCCIIEKSELKGCQEKDERFDLDEVVDKNTVLVALLKVFLVVFLVLGTKKLVMGITMSAFLLYFIEYSGERVYRWIMTVAGAQRRSLLMVQQVWRSSGVEMVELEEKDCVFKRRLQQEELSSSESSRYDNLIREGIDSTEEESRSHDLLESKRKKSQKSKMKRFIAKKFKRKISNQVIPVREIDVKTQLDGRKSAEEVLNATTVKVSSLARKEQSSASIDLLLVVLVGLTGGRIFALVFTVTWCMMSKQVLLKTLVRIFQFICRKL; this is encoded by the coding sequence ATGTCTTTTCCATggaagaagttgaagaagacaAGTATATCTCAATTGGTGAAGGACCATATTCATTCTCAAAAACCTCTTATGGTGGAAACTGGTTTCCCTTCTTCCCTTGTGGATCTTTTTGTCAAGAATCGTCGAAAGTTCATGAAAACTTCCAAGAAAAAGAGGGCTCCTCCAGTGGTGGCTGAGCTCCCTTTAAGCTCTCTTTCGACTCCACCTTCCCCGGTATGTTGCATAATTGAGAAGTCTGAGTTAAAGGGGTGTCAGGAAAAAGATGaaaggtttgatcttgatgaaGTTGTTGATAAAAACACGGTGTTAGTCGCGCTTCTGAAGGTCTTTCTGGTGGTGTTTTTGGTTTTAGGAACAAAGAAACTTGTAATGGGAATAACAATGTCAGCTTTCTTGTTGTACTTCATTGAGTATTCGGGTGAACGCGTATATAGATGGATCATGACTGTTGCAGGAGCACAAAGGAGGAGTCTTTTGATGGTACAGCAAGTCTGGAGATCCTCTGGAGTCGAAATGGTTGAGTTAGAAGAAAAAGATTGTGTTTTCAAGAGGCGATTACAGCAAGAAGAGTTAAGTTCCTCTGAGTCCAGTAGGTATGATAATCTGATACgtgaaggaatagactcaacaGAAGAAGAATCGAGAAGTCATGACTTGTTGGAATCCAAGCGAAAGAAATCTCAAAAATCAAAGATGAAGAGATTTATCGCAAAGAAGTTCAAAAGGAAGATAAGTAATCAGGTGATCCCAGTAAGAGAAATTGATGTTAAAACTCAACTTGATGGTCGAAAGAGCGCTGAAGAAGTACTTAATGCAACCACTGTTAAGGTGTCTAGTTTAGCCAGAAAAGAGCAGAGTTCAGCTAGTATTGATCTACTTTTGGTTGTTCTTGTTGGCCTTACCGGAGGCCGGATTTTCGCGCTTGTGTTTACAGTAACATGGTGCATGATGTCAAAACAAGTTTTGCTCAAAACTTTAGTTagaatttttcaatttatttgtagAAAGCTGTGA